The following DNA comes from Ascaphus truei isolate aAscTru1 chromosome 1, aAscTru1.hap1, whole genome shotgun sequence.
TCAGTGTTAAATATTTCTTAGAAAATGTGCACTCAGCCATAGTTGAGTCTCCATAAATAATCATTTAGAGCAAGATTTCTGTGGAATAGTATTTGGAAAAGAAGTATAAGGTaacattttcttttttccatAAATGACAAACTATGAATCATGCCATACACGAGTCAGGCACTTAGAGGGACCTGTCATTCTTCAAATAACTGGATTCTTTAGTAGGCGAGACATTCACCAATAAGGAAGctatgtcagcaagccaaccacAATCACATATGTGCCATTGAACACACATGGACTTCAAGCAATGTGTATCCAATGACATTGGAAATAGAGTAGTTTGCCAAGAGGAAGTTGCTAATGGTCATGTTAAGTGGTGGCACAACCCACTCAAACGTAAATCACCAAAAAAGGAACATTGCCGGTGGGGTCATGCACCAGAATGACCTTCAGTAACGAAGAAAATTATTCTTTTGTGCTGTCAAAGTAGGCTTGGGCGATATACCGATATTCAGTAATATTGCGATCATTTCCCATATCGGCACTCCGGGAGATTATCTGTTATCGTAATATTACAGTATGCAAGTTGTCAGAGGTACAGCTTTGAAGCTGCCACTGTGCTGTCTTGACTCAAGTTgccttcccactctcccccttaaTTAAGAATTATTTTACATTTACATAGTCGAAAGATGTTCAATATAtttataacattttataaatgaaatgTTTTTAAATGGGAGTATCTCGGGTgaaagtgatgggatgagggggatgttagggtgatgggataAGTGTAGGTGAGAAAAGGTGAAGTGCAGACATGGAAAGTGTTTAGGAATGAAGGGCACTGTGttctaaaataaatacattttctttagatGTTCTAGAACACATTatatttagatttactagaacattttCAGACTTATTTGAACAAATGTATCACTATGTATATTTCTTAATATTATCGTGGTGAAAATGTTGATACCGCCCAACCCTGTAACAAAGCACCATCTACAAAGCATGTTTTTTTGGCAGCTGGAAAATTGTAAATTGAGGTTTTCAGTTAAGATGCCTCTACAAATTTGGTATTTTGTGGCGCTTGATCATTTTCACGCTTTCTCTAAAACTGCTCTTTAACCATAACATTTTATGCCAAACATTTGATCCTTTAACAAACCGATGATACTGGACTTAACAAAATGATTGTGATGAATCAAAATATTAAATTTTGTGTTAAATTGCTTTGATAAATTGCTGACTGAGAATAAAATATTATGATATTACTGGTAAAGACAGCTATTAATGTCCGATTACATTGAAGCATGCATAACGTTATAGAAATTAATCTCACCCCTGGAAACAGATATTTGGTTTGAATGCACTTTATGACCCAAATTATATATTACATGTTTATTTCTGAATGCACCAAAATCTTGCAATGTGTATTGAAATGTTACTTTAAGTTACTCATTCAGTTGTTGAAAgtactttttttatattttccttTAATGCTTCATTATAAAGGAATGGATTACTTGACTTGGTATTTACTTTTGGTATTGGTTTTATTACCTTACTTTGAACTAAAATAAGAACCATTGGGAAAGCGTGACAGTCCATTTTGCACCAAAATAAAAAATTCAGTATCGTTACCATACCATTGAAAAGCAGACAAGAGACACAACTAAACAAATATGAGCTCTGGAAAACTACACCTCAGATGTTTTTGAAAATATTGGTCTTGTAATCTCCGgcttgtgaaaaaatatataaaaaggcagattccaggcagtatagtggTCTCCCTATCCCAAGTTTAGATTGCACACTTAGTAAGGCCTCAAACCGCACCTTTGTGTGAGTGGCATACGGCTAAATTACAGCAGAAGCTTTAGAGGTGGCACCCCACAATAGCAAGGAATTGAGGGGCATGACTTTGGAAGCTCTCAATGATTGACAGCAATACCACCCATGCTGTTTGCAcacacgagctcaggacactcaACTGCCTGGGATCGTTTGTTCGTTGTTAGCAATAGTCTGGTGAGTAGGCAGTAAAATTAATTAGGGGTTTGCAGAAAAACAATTGTCTGTTAGGGGCGCACAAGGTAAAAAAGGTTGGAGCCACTGGTATAGAGTAAGGAGTATAGACCCATTAAGTATCAACTAATGTCTAAAACCATAGGTTTTCAAGTTCAGTCATTGAGGGCCTTCAAAAGTCAATgttctcaggaaccagggggccATGGGAGCTCAAAATGTTTCAGCTCATGAGGACTCCCtgttacaaatgtaaaaaaatatattaataataataattttggagGGACTGCTGCATTAAGCACCTAAGATTGTAGTAATTTAAGGGAAAAAAGTTCAATTTAAAAGTGCATTCAAGTTAAAAATGTAAATTGTTGTACAACCTTTAGGACTATAGAACAATATTTAAATTATTCCGTAACTTTAAAAATGAAGCCATCAAATACTCAAGTTAATGCTTTGAGATTTACATTTTTGGTCAATCTTTTTTCATTATTCCTATTTTGTTAATCGACTCACAATTCAACCAATTGTAGAGACAAAATGATAATTTTAAACTTAATGAAGAGTAAATAAAATGTTACAAACAAAGACTGACCGGGCCCAGATTAAAAAGTTGCTTTGTGATAATTCCACAATGCTGTTCTATGCTAAAGAACAGTGCTAAAAAGAACAGACATGCTAATTTGTAACATGATTATACAGGAACTTACCCATTCCCCCCCAAACTACTTTAGGGATGTCCCCCAAACTTACTTGGAAACATCAAAAGAGCCAACTGGAGGTTCCTTCCTAATTTCTTCATATTCTTGAAAAATTCCTCTCTTTTTCATCCTCTTGACGTGTTGCACCAAACCAAGTACCGTCATCCCGCCTTCCTCCGGCATGTGTATAGACAGCTCCATGCCTGCAGGCAGCGGTCGAGATTTCTGGGGTAAAGGCGGGATGGAGGGATTGTCAGCAGGCTGTTTATACAAAGGAGTGTCCGGAGGGGTTTCTGATTGAGGTGGAGGTCTCCTGCAATTTGTGTTTGCACTGGAGCTTTTGTCACAACAGTCGTAGTTGCCACTGACCGCAGAACCATTCCAGTGCACACCGCCACTTACTCGGTGTGCTTCTGCGTGGTAATTTTTAGTCCTGTTTTCGTGGTAATGATTGTGTATAAGTCTGGTATTATCAGTCACGTTCTGCTGAGTGCAGTTAGAGTTAAGTCGATCACTCACAGGGTTTTGTTCTGGTTTACATATAACAAACAGATGGTCCATGCAGTCTCCATTTTCTTGCCCTTGCCTGGAATTGACACACGCCTGAATCCAAGCAACATGGCTGATTTTTGATGTTCCCCCAAAGTGTTCTGGCAACGACTCCTTAGGTATGTGGTTTACGAGCTCATGAGCTTTAACTGTGCGCACCTATGTTAAGGAAAAACAGGAGAGAACAGATGGTGTCTTTTTTTAGTTAAGATTCAGAATAGCATTTCCTCTACAGTCTCTCAAACAGTGAAGAATTCTAATGATGCTCAATTTTTTGCAGATGTTGCAAATTTGCCGTTAAAAAGGCACAATCCCTGCTTGCTAGCCATAAACGATATCTTGTAAACAATTTACTAATCTACTTCGCTTTCTTAAGCAATTGCAACCACGCTTAAAGCATCTTTGGCTGCTTCTCATTTCTTTGAAAATAGAGGCCCCCAAGGAAGCGTTTTGTGCTTTGAGtgcttgtcaatcaagtgtttcctcTACCGTCATCCTGCCCTGGCCAAAAAGCCAGTAACTGCAAGGGAGGCAGAGGGAAAGACATTTTGCCTGTACAAAATCTCATTGCAAAgacataaaaaaattataataatgcaGTATTCAGAGGACATCAAAGCCCTAACAAACCTCAGCAAGGTTTCACTTTCGGTACATTTGGGAGGCAGGCGGACATCCCTTTTTGCCTGTCGCCCCCCTTTTCTTACCTTCCATCTCCCTTATCAGCCCAAAAAATGCAAACCCCCCCATCAGTTCTCTCACTGCACCTCTATGATAACATCTACTGCTCAACTTGCCATGTTTACAGGCTAAAATCATTCAAAATACTGATGTCAGATTTTggttataataataatacctaGATTTAACCAAATGGGTTCCTGGCATTGGTGCACATTGGTGTTAGGaggggactgcccctttaagttTGTGAATTTACAGGATCAAAGTGAAGAATTTTCTTAAGATTAAATGCAAATATGAGCGTACGTTTTATTTTACTACTGTTTGTACAGACTTCAACTATCAACTGATTTAATACAGCAGTCTGCCACATTACTGCAAAATGGCATAAAATTAAAGGGAACATGTACCGTTTGCAAAATGCTAACTCTTCAGAGATCCTAGACAGTCCAGATCGTCAGAGTAAGTTATAAGGTACCAAAAATGTATGTTATCCAATATAACTTCCAAAAAACATGTTGAGTAGTAAAAACTGGTATAGCATGCAGGAGAAAAACAGAATCAATCAAGAGAACACTATAGTTTTGTACATGAATATATGCATGTAAAGAGACATAACCCACTGAGATACACTAGGATGGGGAAAAGACAAGACAGTAACAGACCGCTATTTTGTAAGGGTGGGCTCATTCTAAAACCAACACTTCCATTAAACCAGAAgggcatataaaaaaaatatcagcGATAGTGCAGGAAATATACTGAATACACAACTAatctaaaatgttttttttttaatctccgaaacactgtgtgtgttcaCCTTATGTCAGAAATAACCTTATGCAAGATATACCTTATGTCAGATATAATAGCATATCTATGACAGATATAATAGCATATCTCCAaatgcttcctgcatttctatgTACAGGTACTGGTAAATAAGGCAAGAGAAGTAATACAGTACCCTCTCACGTAACTTCTCTCTGACAAAGAGTCGTAGAACAGCAAACGGAGCTCGGAACCAGAGCGGAGAGGATACAATAAAGACACACGACAGCCGTGCAGGAAAGGCACCCTGGAAAGAAAGACCCACACTGAAGAAGCCAGCTCATGACTTTTCCGCAACATAGAATACAGTTCAAAGAAGAATTTTACCTTCAGGCAAACTATACAATGGGGTTGATAGTTACATCGCTACAAAACTTTTCTGCGAAGAGCTTGAAGGCCGAATACAAAACCATTCTGCCTAAGATTAGATACGGGCAGCAAGTCTGAAATTCTTGCACGTGCTGAACTAGCAGCTGATCAGACTACACGGCGAAAACTCATGTTCTTTAGGAACAACCTCCACAGGATGATGTATTTGCATGGAGCTCTCCCTTTTCCTAAAAATATACTTGCTTGAAGTCCCAAGTGATTGACTGAATTTTAAAAACACCCTTTTTTAAATGCAATAAATCTGATCTCCAGACAGGAGTTCTGAAAGCCAGATGAGGTTGCACACGCTATTGCCCTCagttaaaaatagaaaatatataataaataatggcATTTTCCAACTGAAGGGTAGGAGACCGTAACTGCTAAATATTTCATTAACACATTTATCAAAGGAGGAGGTTCTTTCTCCACAAGATCTACATATGAAATTCACCTTATAGGCAAGTTGGAGGCTGTTATATGTTCTAAGAAGCATTCAGTTTTCTTTAGTAAACATTGCAGGATTGAACTTTATATTAACTGATAAAATAAATCCTGCATGGTGCACACATTCATTTCTCAAGCTTTTCCACATTACATTTCCCAAAATGAATAGTGTAACAACCTGGCAACTGACTTTGGGTCAGTATATTGTCCATTTACGAAGGGATAACAACTCTGTTAAGACACACATGTTTTGACGAGTTAGTTCATAATCAACCAAGTTATAAAATCAAGCACTTTCCTACAAGACATTTTCATGAATAATTGTAATCTGGGGTCTCTAAGGAGGAAAAACCCTTGCCCATATTTAGAAAATTAAATCCATTCCCAATCTATTTGAAAAGGAAATCAGTTATAATGCATTCCTTGGAAAATAAATATCACTCGGTCATCGTTAAATtccaaaaagaaaaatatttaatttACCTTTCGGTTTACCGACTAAACAGTTCAGTTCAAGAGAGGCATTTATTGGAATTTATGTTGGAAGGCCATGAAGTGGTGCAGTTTGTTCCTCTGCATAGCCACCATGGTTAATGTTCACATTGCTTTAACAACACCTGACATCGTAATAAGAACTCTGGCACAATCACCATTCTGTTTAGAGTGAAGTTTAACTGAATGAAACGGAAGCATTTATACTGGTGAATTCACAACGCAACGATGTCTGAGAGAATGACTAGAAAAGACACTTGCTGATGTTTGTGCGCGCGCATTACCTCATCTGATTGTACTTTAAATTGTGCTGCAATTTAATTTCTGTGTTCATGTTGTGAAAGCTGCACACCGGTCTGGATTAAGTTATGCAAATATAAACCGTGtaacaacaaataataaaatctgATAAATCTAAATTTGACAGAAAAAGCTTAATGTTTGATGACATAACATTGGTGGAACCAAACACAGAAAATCCCATTTTGTCAAAACTCTATCACATTCAGTGGAATGTTTTGGTCAGAAAAAAGGATCCATTAATTAGCTCTCCGAACGGCAAAAAAGCATTTTCTACAGCAGAGCTGAAACAGGAAATCTCGCTCACAGAATATATTCTAATATTGCTTTCATTTTTGTATAAGGCATGAATAGCACTAGTTTTAGCTCATTCGCAGCCTTCGAATGTATGAAAGCATTGTTAGAATAGCACAACCCCAGTAAACTTTGAAGGGGATATGGGGAAatggatatatagagatatatattccTACACTGAACTCTAAAAATCCCCCTCTCGCCTTGGTGGCTGTTGCCTTTTATTATCCTTTTTTCTTTGCATGAACACAGTACCTCACAAACATTTCCACAACAAAATTATGGTGCCCAACCTATACCATTCAACAGTCCCAATTATCTTTACCGAACCCCAAATACACGTAGATATACACACCAAATACATGCATTAACAGATGATCTAGCTGTAAATGTCTGTTGCCCCTAGAGTTCATTTAACCCATTACCTATTAGAgatgggtgggcaactccagtcgtcaagggtcaccaacagggcaggttttaaggcaaTCCCTGCTGCAGCTCTTCACTtgggccacctgtactgaagcaaggATTGCCtttaaatctgacctgttggtgacccttgacaACTGGTGTGGCCCACTCGTGTGTTAAGAGTAATGCAGTGTAggctcctctggcagtgaagcTGTTGTATGTAGAAGTAAACCCCAAGATATGTTAATTTATTCCAATATACAGTAGCACTTTATTTGCACTCTTCCGTTAAAGTTTATTGTGCATGTAACCTCTTGGGAAACTGTGTCTAGAGCAAGGAAATATCTATATTCACAGAATGCAAATGTTTCatgaaacggaaaaaaaaaaaagaaagaaaaaaaaaatgaaatttgctttaaaaaaaagctattttttcccccttcattCGTGTTGGAGATCATACAGCAGAATGGCCTGTTTGCAGTGGTATCGAAGACCTGCTGATACATACCTTTAAAAGGTTCAATATCTTGACACACAGCTCATAATCAAAATTTCCATATGTGGAATTGATCATGTCATAGATAAATATGAGTCCATTTCGTTGAGTCTCCACtctgaaaaaataatatatttccaAGAGTTTATTTCTcattagaaaatataaaaaaacttgTTCAAAATAGAACACAGAAGTTAAAATCAGCTTTTGTGGATATTAACATTGTTCTGAATTTACAAAATGTATATTCTTTTGGCTGACGGTATCACATTATAATATCAGAGTTCAAAAAGCATGTTTAATTAGGCCGTTTTAGGGTAGACTTGGAAACCAAGAAATTGACGCTTTATGTTAATGTTCACttgttctaaataaataaataaatacatttaaaaaaataaaaaaaacctttcccCATTTTACTGCATGATATCCAATTTACTCTATTATACACTTCAaagcagttttgttttttgtaaacAGGATGGTAAACAGGGGTCCATGGAACTGAATCATACTATTTTCAGCTCCGAAACCCGCTGGTTTACGACATACTTACTGGGAAAGTTACAACCATTTCAGTCCCCTCCACAGGAAACGAAACGTTGGTTCAAATCTCTCGCACCGCGAGGGACAATAAAACTTTGCAACATCATCCATTGCggacggattcctattggcctgcgtgacgcagGAGAAAAAACAAACTACTGCCACTACCTATACCACGAGGTACCTCAACAACCAGCTGTCTGCCGAGTTGATaagtgtggttcagctctgggtaGCCCCCCCCagtaattattttcaaatatCAATTCAATTAAAAATGGGTTATTAGGTAGAGTTGCTGCTTTAATTTCTTATGCAATTCtatttaataataattttaaatatgttattccCCGGCCGCCACCACACTGGAGAACAAGACATTTTAAATGCAGGGGCATTTGACAAATCAAAGTTCTGCAATACTTTGAAGGATCTGCTGACGGTGAAGGTTTAAGGACAGGATAGACTTGGGATATCCTTACACTGTCAAAAGTCCCTGAACCAAGAAAATGTTACCTTGAATCAGAACCACTGTATGGGGATTATGCatgaaactgcgatagtgccacaTTTGCATGacaactcccattgacttcaatcgATTGGTTTAATGCACCACCCTCAATCTTGAACGCCCCTCCAGCAAGGAAGTTGTTAAAATGTGTCTGCTCTTGACTTGAGATCTATCTTAGGAAGCCTTGGTGCAATCAAAAGGCCAGGTTTTCAAGGTTTTCTAATGAACGCTTAACCTAGTGCTAATTATCACCAAGACAACTTGCTTAGGAatgtgttgccctgaaaacctgctctGGTGGTTGCTTTCAAGGATTAATCTTGAGTAGTACCGGGCGCAACAAAAGGTTATGGGAATACGCAAGTCCTACATTAATTAGTCTACTAATTCAATGTGTCATTGTAAGGAAAACAAATGATTAAAAAGTAATGTTAGAGTACATTCAATTTATATATTAAAAGAAACCAAAAATGCAAATTCCCTGTATTTTAGCTGACGAGACAATACAGCTGCAGAGGATTTAAACACAAATTATGTAGTATGTAAAAATACGGTAGAGAGAACATTTTAAGTGTTTTGTTGTGACGGTCTGGCTAATGATTTCCtaacacatttattttattgaaataCCAATGCTCTGTCGGATAGAAAAATACACTCTAGCAGGAAATGTGTGGTAAGCAACTTGTCATTTTCACAAACTATTTTATTTACATCACAGAACCACCAGTCTATGGGTTTACTATTTCTCCAAAGAGCTATTCAGTGCCTCCTTTTCCGGTGGAAGGAAGGGATGTAAGTGATTACGCATAACATTTAAAGAGAATCAATAAATTACCTCTCAATGGCTTTATCTAGCTGATAGATAATAGCCTGCAGAACAGCCTTATGCGTGGTAACATCCGGTCGGTGTAATCTAGCAGTGAACAAAGCTAATGCTGCTCCATTTGCATCTCTACCAGGCTGGAAATGTAAAGCAAACCATTCTGCTATTATAACATCCATCCATCCTgctattatcatcatcatcaattctgctattaaaacatacatttgttttctgtggTCTACATTTTACAgcacactaaaaataaaaaaaatgacattaaaataAAAGACACCCACTACAGTGTGTGATCTGACAATTTTATGGTAAGCTGGCAAGACATTTCACTGCTTAGTATATCTTCTTAATTTATGGACTGAATAAACCAAGTAAATACTGTACGATGACAGGCCATCACATAACTTCATTATTTGCACAAATCTTGCTGATCTATAGTAAACACGAGCAGAGTGGAGCCACAAGTGTTTTATGACGGATCAACAATGGCACTAGTACACACTTTCGaaatattgtatttatattttaatgttAGGCCTTGAGTATGGGACCTTTATTCAGGCACTAGTCCAAACCAGGTAGTATTCAGAATTGGTGTTTGAGTGAGCAAGTATATTGTGCTATGTCTCCTTCCCAACCTATCTTGGCTCTTTTATTCAGTGTTTGTATTGAGCTTCACCCTTTTGGTATTATCTCAACACTTACCAAAACCGTAAATTTACCACTCAGCAGCTCTGAACGCAACGGTTCTTCATCAGGGTTAATATTGTAGATACCTTCTTTAAGTCTTGTGTTCTATggaatcaaaaaataaaaatgtcaaaaGTTGTTGCATAACCCTCAATCAAATGAGGTTTGCAGTTTCCAGTCTACATTTATCTGAAGCCTGCACTCAAAAGGTCTTATACTCAACCAAATGTTATAGGGGATTCTCCAATTCAAACAGGTTTGATAATCGTCAAATGCTGAGAAAAAGTTCCTGCTGTCCAATTGCTTCTGATCCAAAAGCCATAATGATTTGGTTCACCAGAAGAGACTACACTGAAAACAACATAGCATTGGCCCCAATTCTTAGAATAAAGATCCCCCCAGCTTGCCCATCACATCAAACACATTAGTTGTGGGGAACACAGTTCATGGACTGTGACAAGCTTTGAGAGTCAGTTCTTCAGGCAGAGAGACTGCTACCTCTCAAATCTTACTTTTTATTTGAATCACTATATTGTACCATTCTTCTGTTATGTATGGTATGCAACTTCTGTAAATTGTGTATGACGACcactttacaaataaaaatacatacacacagattccTATTTCTTCAGCAAGTAAAAGATATGCCCATAACGTTTCAAAGAAGCTACAAACTAAAGATTTTTTGTTTCCATGGAAACTCTACATTTTTGTATATAAAAAGATCAGATTCTAGTCTAGAACAAAGGCAGGTTTCATCTGCCGATCACATCATGCCTCTAACAGTAAAAATATGCACACTGCAGAGATGTGGTGTAAAAAGACCACTGCCCAGATAATGCACTGTGAAACACTGCCCAGATAATGCACTGCGAACCACTGCCCAGATAATGCACTGCGAACCACTGCCCAGATAATGCACTGTGAACCACTGCCCAGATAATGCACTGTGAACCACTGCCCAGATAATGCACTGTGAACCACTGCCCAGATTTACCACATTTCCAAAAATCAGAACACTATGACTGTGACACTTCTATCTTCCCCCAATGTGTAGTTAAGAGTAAATACAAAAACACAccatataaaaaacaatacaggcataccccggtttaaatacactcactttaagtacactcgcgagtaaggacatatcgcccaataggcaaatggcagctcgcgcatgcgcctgtcagcacgtcctgaacagcaataccggctccctacctgtaccgaagctgtgcgcaagcggggagactatagagcctgttacaaatgcgttatttacattagttatgcacgtatatgatgattgcagtacagtacatgcatcgataagtggggaaaaaggtagtgcttcactttaagtacattttcgctttacatacatgctctagacccattgtgtacgttaatgcgggggtatgcctgtattttttattttttaaacagttacgaaaacatttttatataaaacagtactatactgtacacTGATCTGGCCAATTAAACTACTGTAAATACTTGAGTTTTCCTGAAAGACAGCTGCTTGCAAAAGAGTATGTTTTATAATTTCTCTTCCTTTTTCATGTGAATTATACTATTCATTCTGAGTTCCTACAGTAGTATAATGTTTAGGAGAATTCATGTATTTCTTACActcttaggctttggtcccactGCGTCCAGCGGCGCACGCGCGTTACTCACCTGCAGGGGTTTCCtcctgagccggtcccagtcccccctcgctgcacggctcactacgcgctgtgacgcgggggatgcaagagaattgcgataccgagcggtgacgcgtcacgtggtgtgctcgtgagcctatcagcggcgggggcggaaGCGGTCAGCCTCCAAGAGGTaagaaaggtgtgtgtgtctcgacgGAGGGATCAGCTGTGAGGGCATGTGTAGGGGGGGAGCTGCTTATCTTTCAGCCGGCAGTagcaccctcctgcagcccgggagaccgacccCCGCTGCAGCTATCCGcgtgtggaggggggtgtatcgggCGGGAactgtggaggggggtgtatcgggcgggagctgtggaggggggtgtatcgggcgggagctgtggaggggggtgtatcgggcgggagctgtggaggggggtgtatcgggcgggagctgtggaggggggtgtatcggaAGGGAGCTgtggatgggggaggagggggggagtagaaCTCTGCTAAaactatgcccccccccccgcctcggcctccgctccctacagaccacagaaagcctcaagtgcctctccacgcgccgcctatCTGCAGTGCGgacgcgtggtctgaggcagtggGGCCTTAGTATTAGGCTCTGGgtccaccagctgcttgcctctgtTATTGGAGGTCCCTGccggctccttccggcgtggctgactgcgtgctgacgcgtcagccagccagaGCTACACGGAGCTTGTGATTGGCCGGGTAAAAGTTTGGCACCAAGACCCCTTACTATtccttctaccagggggaggagatggTTTGGGATCAGAGACACTAGCCCCCGAtcatgagctccaaaagactccaAGGAGTCAATCACTCAATTAGTTAGGGGTACCCCactatgagactcagctggcctcgggtatcaacGTGATTTGTTGTGTATCCTAtgcaatgcattttccattatataactcTCTGTTATATgtctgctacccaagcgaggtcgttgggattttaccagggggagtgtatagcccccgtatccctcaggggattgtcacatgctgcggcttagtcaatagggcggctgcatttgcaattaaggccttttcagtgcaagggagcctgcgctggcagttctGAATAGGGACAAGtaagagaggctgcagttacatgttgctaggcaaccagtgaagctgtgagagatgacagtttagacagcttttaaaaagagtgtcagttggagctgggggagttagggtgtgtgtgcagggagcagtagcccctagcactag
Coding sequences within:
- the LOC142498664 gene encoding tyrosine-protein phosphatase non-receptor type 9-like isoform X4 is translated as MARKFDVSRAIDLFQAYRNTRLKEGIYNINPDEEPLRSELLSGKFTVLPGRDANGAALALFTARLHRPDVTTHKAVLQAIIYQLDKAIERVETQRNGLIFIYDMINSTYGNFDYELCVKILNLLKGAFPARLSCVFIVSSPLWFRAPFAVLRLFVREKLRERVRTVKAHELVNHIPKESLPEHFGGTSKISHVAWIQACVNSRQGQENGDCMDHLFVICKPEQNPVSDRLNSNCTQQNVTDNTRLIHNHYHENRTKNYHAEAHRVSGGVHWNGSAVSGNYDCCDKSSSANTNCRRPPPQSETPPDTPLYKQPADNPSIPPLPQKSRPLPAGMELSIHMPEEGGMTVLGLVQHVKRMKKRGIFQEYEEIRKEPPVGSFDVSKKLYNQAKNRYSDVLCLDQSRVKLGLIGTDETTDYVNASFMDGYKRKNAYIATQGPLPKTFDDFWRMVWEHKVLIIVMTTRVIERGRIKCGQYWPLEVGRNEDSGHFSIRNIHIDLFQDFKLTHLDVYNKQTDESRSVAHYQYMSWPDFGVPKSASAMLDFRSQVKQHQTVAVQALGSEWTGHPAGPPIVIHCSAGIGRTGTFCTLDICLSRLENIGTVDVLRTVKKMRTQRAFSIQTWDQYYFCYMAIIEYAQRKGLLAPVEWSDTDFETDSE